The Pseudomonas berkeleyensis genome includes a region encoding these proteins:
- the cra gene encoding catabolite repressor/activator: MKLSDIARLAQVSVTTASYVINGQAERRRISPATVAKVLAVVEEHGYRPDQQAASLRRGQSRCLGFILPDLENPSYARLAKLLEQKARAAGYQLLIASSDDDPSSERQLLELFRSRRCEALIVASCLPADDPLYPAIVAAGLPVVAVDRALSPTHIRSVVSDDEQAGRTLTESLLKPKPRHIALLGARAELVISQARERGFHAALAGFDGRVSVYHGELFSRACGYREMQTLMNEVGPPDALLTTAYVLLEGVFDALREQGDEQWPAVRLATFGDTQLLDFLPLRVNAMSQQHERIAERVLAWTLRAVEHNDYQPGVEAIGRSFKARA, encoded by the coding sequence GTGAAACTCAGCGACATCGCCCGCCTGGCGCAGGTCTCGGTGACCACCGCCAGCTACGTGATCAACGGTCAGGCCGAACGTCGGCGCATCAGCCCTGCGACCGTGGCCAAGGTACTGGCGGTGGTCGAAGAACATGGCTATCGCCCGGATCAGCAGGCCGCCAGTCTGCGCCGCGGGCAAAGCCGCTGCCTGGGCTTCATCCTGCCGGATCTGGAGAACCCCAGTTACGCGCGCCTGGCCAAGCTGCTCGAACAGAAGGCCCGCGCCGCCGGCTATCAGTTGCTGATCGCCAGCTCAGACGATGATCCGAGCAGCGAGCGGCAGTTGCTCGAGCTGTTCCGCTCGCGCCGCTGCGAAGCGCTGATCGTCGCCAGTTGCCTGCCTGCCGATGACCCGCTGTATCCCGCCATCGTCGCTGCCGGCCTGCCGGTCGTGGCGGTGGACAGGGCCCTGTCACCTACGCACATCCGCTCGGTGGTCAGCGATGACGAGCAGGCCGGGCGCACCCTGACCGAAAGCCTGCTGAAACCCAAGCCACGGCATATCGCCCTGCTCGGCGCCCGTGCGGAACTGGTCATCAGCCAGGCGCGCGAGCGTGGTTTCCATGCCGCGCTGGCTGGTTTCGACGGACGCGTCAGCGTCTATCACGGCGAGCTGTTCAGCCGCGCCTGCGGTTACCGGGAGATGCAGACGCTGATGAATGAAGTCGGCCCGCCGGATGCCTTGCTGACCACCGCCTACGTGCTGCTCGAAGGCGTATTCGATGCGCTACGCGAGCAGGGCGACGAGCAATGGCCAGCAGTGCGCCTGGCCACCTTCGGCGATACCCAGTTGCTGGACTTTCTGCCACTGCGGGTCAATGCCATGAGCCAGCAGCACGAACGTATCGCCGAGCGTGTGCTGGCCTGGACGCTTCGGGCGGTGGAACACAACGACTATCAGCCCGGTGTCGAG